In one Bryobacteraceae bacterium genomic region, the following are encoded:
- a CDS encoding membrane dipeptidase, translated as MTTRRSFVASSFAPLLQAAETNEKIRQSRQAAIDVLKPSEKHLQHALELHASSLVVESYGFSPRSAVDGERMRQAIDSGANNLELEDLYTEMLLARVADDPSQLQEYMEAWDASGVTCVFQNAGEESSSPMRLLKRLAHFTYLTDKLRDKVSRAAMPDDIEAAKRQGRHCVYLTGNGVPLAQEWNSVTDELASIRLFFQLGIRMMHLTYNRRNVLGDGCGEPANAGISDLGRAAIAEMNRVGVIVDVAHSGWRTSLEAAKASSRPVVASHSGAVGVHRHIRSKPDEVIRAIADTGGYVGVFSVASFLGGSADLAAMIDHIEYIVKRFGADHVAIGTDIAYIPRRAEEEHRKMGRRPKSRTRYEAFWPAGALGSRSHPSLAWTNWPMFTVGMVQRGISDADIQKILGGNVMRVTRAALPSPG; from the coding sequence ATGACAACGCGACGGAGTTTCGTGGCGTCGTCGTTCGCTCCGCTGCTGCAGGCGGCCGAAACGAACGAGAAGATCCGGCAATCGCGCCAGGCCGCGATCGACGTGCTCAAGCCGAGTGAGAAGCACCTCCAGCACGCGCTGGAATTGCATGCGAGTTCGCTGGTCGTCGAGTCCTACGGGTTCTCGCCGCGTTCGGCCGTGGACGGCGAACGTATGCGGCAGGCGATCGACTCCGGCGCGAACAACCTGGAACTCGAGGATCTATACACGGAGATGCTGCTTGCGCGCGTTGCCGACGACCCTTCGCAGCTTCAGGAATACATGGAGGCGTGGGACGCGTCGGGGGTGACATGCGTCTTTCAGAACGCGGGCGAAGAGAGCAGTTCGCCGATGCGGCTCTTGAAACGGCTGGCTCACTTCACCTATCTCACCGATAAGCTGCGGGACAAAGTATCGCGGGCGGCCATGCCGGACGACATAGAGGCCGCGAAGAGGCAGGGCCGCCATTGCGTCTACCTCACCGGCAATGGCGTTCCGTTGGCTCAGGAGTGGAACTCGGTGACCGACGAACTGGCCTCCATCCGGCTGTTCTTTCAGTTGGGCATCCGGATGATGCACCTCACCTACAACCGGCGGAACGTGCTTGGAGACGGCTGCGGCGAACCGGCGAACGCCGGCATCAGCGACCTGGGGCGCGCGGCGATCGCGGAGATGAATCGCGTGGGTGTGATCGTAGACGTGGCGCATTCCGGATGGCGGACGAGCCTTGAGGCGGCCAAGGCATCGAGCAGGCCCGTGGTTGCGAGTCACAGCGGAGCTGTCGGCGTGCATCGGCATATTCGCTCCAAGCCGGATGAGGTGATTCGCGCGATTGCCGACACCGGCGGCTACGTCGGCGTCTTCAGTGTGGCTTCTTTCCTGGGGGGCAGCGCGGACCTGGCCGCGATGATCGATCACATCGAGTACATCGTGAAGCGGTTCGGCGCCGACCATGTGGCGATCGGGACCGACATCGCCTACATCCCGCGCCGGGCGGAGGAGGAGCACCGGAAGATGGGGCGGCGTCCGAAGTCGCGCACACGGTACGAGGCGTTCTGGCCAGCAGGCGCGCTCGGCTCGCGGTCCCATCCGAGCCTGGCCTGGACGAATTGGCCGATGTTCACCGTCGGGATGGTACAGCGGGGGATTTCCGACGCGGATATCCAGAAGATCCTCGGTGGAAACGTGATGCGGGTAACGAGAGCCGCGTTGCCGTCGCCCGGGTGA
- a CDS encoding alpha/beta hydrolase family protein, with product MRIAPLLLVVLALQAQPPPEPIQAPWEGVPDAFRKLPIGKLTIPETSSAWKTQRERVRRVVVDSLGEMPPRPSPKSVKVVGVDRKQGWRIEKFVFDNGVDSQVPGYIAIPEGGRTRHPAILTMHGHSSSKENMFGYEPTSQNVAELLAKKGFVVIGIDNYFNGERKGKGPAGALETMQRGSDQEMSLFKLNLWLGRTLWGMMLRDELIALDYLASRPEVDPDRIGAQGMSMGSTRAWWLAAIDDRIKAVVGVACFTRYEDLIATRQLRAHGIYYFVPGILKHFDSEGVMALIAPRPFLALTGDRDAGSPPEGMKKLETILAKVYALHGKPEAFRSVIYPETGHVYNDDEKEKMLEWFSRYLAGGAR from the coding sequence GCCCGAACCGATCCAGGCGCCGTGGGAAGGCGTCCCGGACGCATTTCGGAAACTGCCGATCGGCAAGTTGACGATTCCGGAGACTTCCAGCGCGTGGAAGACGCAGCGCGAGCGGGTGAGGCGCGTGGTGGTGGACTCACTCGGCGAGATGCCGCCGCGGCCGTCGCCGAAGAGCGTGAAAGTCGTGGGAGTCGACCGGAAGCAGGGATGGCGGATCGAGAAGTTCGTCTTCGACAACGGCGTGGATTCGCAGGTGCCCGGCTACATCGCGATTCCGGAGGGCGGCAGAACCCGCCATCCGGCGATCCTGACGATGCACGGCCATTCGAGCAGCAAAGAGAACATGTTCGGCTATGAGCCGACGTCACAGAACGTAGCCGAACTGCTGGCGAAGAAGGGTTTCGTGGTGATCGGGATCGATAACTACTTCAACGGCGAGCGAAAGGGTAAGGGGCCGGCCGGCGCGCTCGAGACGATGCAGCGCGGGTCCGACCAGGAGATGTCGTTGTTCAAGCTGAACCTGTGGCTGGGGCGGACTTTGTGGGGCATGATGCTGCGCGACGAACTGATCGCGCTGGACTATCTGGCGTCGCGTCCGGAGGTGGATCCGGACCGGATCGGCGCGCAGGGGATGAGCATGGGCAGCACGCGGGCCTGGTGGCTGGCGGCAATCGACGACCGCATCAAGGCAGTGGTCGGTGTGGCGTGTTTCACGCGCTACGAGGATCTCATCGCCACGCGCCAGTTGCGAGCCCACGGGATCTACTACTTCGTACCCGGAATCCTCAAGCATTTCGACAGCGAGGGCGTGATGGCGCTTATCGCGCCACGGCCGTTTCTGGCGCTCACGGGTGATCGCGACGCGGGATCGCCGCCGGAGGGCATGAAGAAGCTCGAGACGATCCTCGCCAAGGTCTACGCGCTGCACGGCAAGCCCGAGGCGTTTCGCAGCGTGATCTACCCGGAGACCGGCCACGTCTACAACGACGATGAGAAGGAGAAGATGTTGGAGTGGTTCAGCCGTTACCTTGCTGGAGGAGCGCGATGA